The region TTATGAGGGTACGGAATCGAACGGTTTTACTCGGAGAACACCGCGCACGCGCGGTTTAGATCAGGTTTAGTCGTATCGGACTCGGGCCTCGCGGGGAAATTATAGCGTTGTTCGTTGCTGGCTTCAGCGGATTGGGTACCTTTCAGAATGTCCTTGCCGCTACAGTTCCTCGCCGCGTAATAACAAGTCTGACTCGCGATGAAGACTTCGAACAGAGTCTGCCAAATGTTATTCAGATTCTAACGAAATTCCACTCTTTCGTATTCTGTGTTGAAGCATCGAAGTAAACGTAGACGAAGAGTAGAAATTGTTATCTCGTAATTGGCGAAAATCTATGGTCCACAACtaaggatttttaattgattattcAACGGCAGTTGCAATTTCAATCGCGAACCATCAAGTCCCTCCTGGAAACGTAATCGATTAATTTCGATTCGGATTATTGTGTGAAAGAGGATCTTTGAACTTCTTTTTGGTAcaacacaattattgaaaattctattgtTACAAACGAAGtacagtaggacctcgattatccaaacCTCCGATGACTGAAATATTTAGTACTCCAACATGCTTCAAATGTAAATAGCTCAATGTAAGGAGAACCACATGCAACACCATCTATTGTATAAATAATGTATATAGTATAAATAATCTCACAatattatttacgtgtaacggaagtataaaaacttcttaGCGCTCCAAACTTCTGATGAAATACTTTTGTAAGTGGTCAGTACAAATGTTAGTACCTACTTGTGGTATGGTTCAAACTGTCAGTGTCGACTTAAATACTGTCAATGGTTtctcttttacgatttttcatcgTGTTTTGACAAAATTGGATGGTTCTTGTTTTTGTATAGGTGTGTCTCTCCCGCAATTTAGGGAGggcgaaaataaaataatctcGCTTACGTTTACGACGAAATTGTTTGAGAGTACATCCCGGTGAATGTTCTCGTCACCTTGGTGACGATGCTGCCTCGTCTTTGGACCAGCGAAGCGGGCATGAAATAAGTTCAAAATACCGAGACGGACGGTACCGCGCCGCGTGTTCCTCGTTTGTCAAGTCTCGCCACCCGCAGTCTCACAATCAGTTTCGCCCCCAGCGCACGAACGCGGACCTATGAACACGATCTAAGCGGAAATATTCAGAGTTATGTCTATATCAGCCTGTGCTCGCCTCCTGAGGGCAAACGGTTCGtcggccgatcgatcgatcgatcgatgaaATCGGCGCACTGCCCTATACGGTttgcaataattgctcgatcgCGTGTCAAGCTGCGGGCTTGATCCGTGCGCAGTGTCACGAGACAAAAGTAAACAATCTAacgtttaaaattaaaataatacaatttttatgcatacaCCCTCACTCAAGAGTATGAGTGCACTgatcatttttatgaaactttgtgaTATACAAATAAATGTCTACTGGAACGGTGTATGTTACATTCGATGAAATTTACAGGAAGacgtaaaaataattgtttgttTAATGTAGCACTAAGAAAATCGGCTGGTGTAATTGAAATTGTCATTTCTATTATCTATAATCTATTATCTATATGTCATAtctatttctttaaatatttgtgTGTGACAAGAACAACCTTTTCATACAATTTCATAAGAATCGGCGTGTATCACTTCGGTATGTTACCTTGCGagttataaaatgaattttgctgGTTAATATCAATAGTTTAAAAGTTACTTATGAAGAGCTGTCCCTGAAAATGGTAATATCCATCGATTGTCTGTTCGCAGAGCGCAGAGTCGTGCAGGAAAGCTTCGGAGTCGTCGACCAGGTCGGTCACAGCAGAGGCTGACACATCTTCGAGGAGAGCCTCAGCCAAGGTGAAGAGAGAACCAGCGACCACAACCACGAATTCGACGACCACCACTGCTCCACCGACTCATCCCCAGGGACTTAGTCCCAGCGAGGATCTTCGGGACGAACCCGGTGACTTCATCGAGACCAATTGCCATTGGCGGGACTGTGGCCTCGAATTTCCAACTCAGGTGAGTAACAATCCAATCTCTACATCCATTCCTTCTTCTTCAACTCATCTGCGACAAAAATGAGAAGCTGAAACACTCGAAACACTAAATCCTACTAAAatcattcgaagaatttaaggACACTGTCATATGAGCctttattaaaatcattaacagGAGAAGTAGTCACTATTTAACTCTCGTTTCATGAAATTGGTGCGAAACGTTTTATCTCGTACGAATATTCGTAATCTGGTTGTACAACCTTTTCATGCAAGCATTACGAGATCATGATGGTCAGAATAAAAGTCTTCTTCTATACACTTCATTACGTTTTGAAATAAATACACTTTTTTAAAAGAACGACGCTTGTCTAGTTATAAAACCTTCTCGTGGAATTAGTAGGGGAGTATGGTGGTTAGAATAAAAGTCTACTTCTATACTGTTCATTACGTTttgaaataaatacaattttttaaaagaacgacGCTTGTCTAGTTATAAAACCTTCTCGTGGAATTAGTAGGGGAGTATGGTGGTTAGAATAAAAGTCTACTTCTATACTGTTCATTACGTTttgaaataaatacaattttttaaaagaacgacGCTTGTCTAGTTATAAAACCTTCTCATACAAGCAGTAGGGGAGCACGATTGTTAGAATAATAGTCTACTTCTATACTTTTCATTACGTTTTGAAATAAATACACTTTTTTAAAAGAACGACGCTGTATTGTAAGAACGAAGTtagatttaatttttctcacaaaatttttgcaaaaacaCATGCCAACAGTTGAATGGCTATGACATTAAGtgtttctttcgtttttccAGGACGATCTCGTGAAGCATATCAACAACGATCACATCCACGCGAACAAAAAGAGCTTCGTCTGCGGCTGGGAAGAGTGCTCGAGGGAAGAAAAGCCTTTCAAAGCTCAGTATATGTTAGTGGTGCACATGAGAAGACACACTGGTGAAAAGCCCCACAAGTGTACTGTAAATATCCAGAACATTGAATAGCCATGTCATTCTCCGACAAATGAAAGTAATGTTCTAATATCTCGTTCCAGTTTGAAGGCTGTTTCAAAGCTTACTCGCGATTGGAGAACCTGAAGACTCACCTGAGGTCTCACACTGGGGAAAAGCCGTACACCTGCGAATACCCTGGATGCAGCAAGGCGTTCAGCAACGCTAGTGACCGTGCCAAACATCAAAATAGGACTCATTCCAACGAGGTAAGTCATAAACCTTAAAGGAGAGGTCATTTATACAGTCGCAAAAATACTACTCACCCTTATGTCAATGCCCAACATTTTCTACGACattcaagaaaattgttgtcGTTAACTTCATAGTtaataattagattgcggattttatgcatttatgacaaaaatgggtaagcacaatttaaagcagcggacatattaaaaagatttaagggcaccggcgtgttggttttagcttaataaaatgattagaagaagaaagaaacttttatttcgctcctgggtcttgcaatcaatgcaaatattttttattttgcataaagatccgcagtctagtaataatcaaagaaattagaattgaTAAATTTGTAAACTACACCGTTCAGGATCAGTGTAGGCGAACTTCATAACAAACAGGAGcattaaaagaattaaatagtataaagaaagaaatttatatCTGGTGTCTGTTTGATCTGTCCGGCTAGTTCGCAGTCCAACAGTAAGAAACTGTTCTCGAAAAATTAACGTTCTCGCATAACATTTCAGAAACCTTACGTCTGCAAGGCGCCAGGCTGCACGAAAAGGTACACGGACCCGTCGTCTTTGAGGAAACACGTGAAAACGGTGCACGGTGCAGAATTCTACGCCAACAAGAAGCACAAAGGTGGTGGCGGAGATGGCGGAGGAAGCGACGAAGCTGGCGCAGGTGGAAACAGTCCAAGCAGAAGCGAAGATCTTCATCCGAAGACGCCCAGCTTATCGAGCCCCAGCGTCAAATCCGAGAGCGAAGCTAACAGTCCACCGAGCATGATGCAACAACAGGGTAGTCCGTTGATGGGTGGCTGCAACGACGAAGTTGCTGGTGCCAGCGCACTGACGGCCGAGGGTGTCGCGCTAGCTGAGGAGCCTTGGAACGAGGAACCCGATGACCTGGACATTGCTGATTTGCCGGTTGCTCTCCGTGCTATGGTGAGCTtcgaatttgcaaaaattgttcTCGTCCCAAGCTATGAAGCTATGTTTTTGCACCCCTTTAGCACTAGAACTAAAAGACAAGTCAAATTTacctttatttcttttcttacaATCGAAGGGTTCCGTGTAGGAGGGAACTAtgccgaaaaatattaaaaactgaGATCTTTGTTAATAATGCTACCTCTTGGTGTCTAGTTATTATCCCACAATTTATACTTCTACGCAGACGAACCCTAATTAGATGTTTACAACCGAATGAATAACATAACCTACAATTGTGTTTAGGTTGGCGGATTGGAgtcgcagcagcagcagcaggctCCAGCACCCGCATCAAGGAACCGTCTAAAAGGAAGATTGCAGGCTAAGGGTATGCCGAGCCTGCCTGTCGTGTCCGGATTGAGGGGAACCCGTGGACCTCAGGGTAACATCGGTGACCTGAACAGAAGGATCACCGACCTAAAAATGGAGAGCGGTGGTTCTGCCCGTCAGACGAACCTGTCGGACCTCCAGCTCAGGCTACAGCCTTTGAACGAGCCGAGAAGAGACAGCAACACCACCGTGAGCACGTACTACGGCAGCATGAAGTCCACGGACTTCGGTAGTCGAAGAAGCAGTCAAGCCAGCGGTGTCAGCGCCGTTCGAATGACCCACGTTGGCCCAGGAAGCTTCTACGATCCCATCAGTCCGGGCACCTCGAGGAGAAGCAGCCAGTTGAGCACCACTTCCGGTAGAATGAACCCACCCAGCCATCTCCAAGGGCCCTATTCGACGAGCAATCTCGTCGTTCAGACACAGAACATGTCTCTGCAGGTAATTCGACGAATGCTTTCTGAAGTATGCTATTTACTTCTATGTATGCTGATTACTTTGTGATAATTGTTCTGCGTGCAATATGGTATACATTCGATTCGATCAATTTCCAGGGCCTTCACGGAGTAACCGGAGAGTGGATCGGTCCCAGCAGTCATTGCACGCAACCTTCTGGTGACCGTCGCATGTCCGAGCCAGCCAGAGGACAACAAGCTCAAAGAAACTCGCCGGTCGTGCCACCGAGGCCTAGATCTGCCCAGTTCCCGGAGCGTCATCCTAATCAAGAAGTGATTTTAGACGAAGTCGGGGAGGGTGAGATGGTGGAGAACAAGTTGGTCATTCCGGACGAGATGATGCAATATTTGAACCAGGTAACTACAGAGGAACCCCGTTTATCGAACGTGCAACTTACAAGTGTTGCAATGTGTATTCATTAAAACTCTCTTAACGAATAATACGTTTCTAAAATATACAAGAGAACTCAATGTTGTCATCTTTTTAGGTTCAGACAACTGGAAGCCAGATCAGCTATCGCGGCAGTCCCCTCCCGGTCTGCCAATCGCCGGTGTGCAGTAACCCGATGCACTGTCAGCGCCAAGTCCATCCCACTTGCAACTACAACCAGTCTCATCAGCAACACTGTTACGGCCAGCAATCGTCGGCGCAATCGACTTGCACCAATTACCAGAATACCTCACCGTCGCCGTACAATCAATGCCCCAGTTCAAGACCCGCTCCACCCAATTCCCAATACTGTCCTGCACCGAGCTACCCGTCGCAGCCGAACGGCCAAGTGCTTAGCCCAGCAGTGGGTCAAGTCATGTCACCCGGATCTCATTACGCTCCAAGTCATATCAGCGATCAGCCCCTAACATCGCCAGCGGCCGGTGCTCTGGCGCCCCAACACGCTCCGCAGAATCTCCCTCAGAATTCTGCTCAGCTGACCAGAAACTGCCCACAGAATCACGCCCATCATGGTTACTATCCTGGCTACGGATGCCAGGGTCAGATGAACGCAAGCTGCCCTGGAAATCCCAACAGCCACATGAATCACCATACGAGTCCACCCTGCGCTCCCCCGAATCACGGCACCATGACTTCGCAGCAGTGTGCTCAGATGCGATCAGCTGCCAACTGCCCGCAAATGACGATCCACTGTAACCAACAGACTGTCATGCACAATCAGCCTGGCGTGAACCATCCGAACTCGCAATGCGGACAGACCAATCAATGCACCAGACCAGTGATCACACCGAACGGTCAGGTGTCTACTCTGCACTCCAACCAGCAGACCACGGTCCCGAATCAGTGTCCTCAAATGGCGAGTCCCTGCTCCCAGTTGAACGTGAGCAATCAAACGAAACAAGTGGCGAACATGACCGGTCTTCAAGGTTGCCAACAACAGGCCCCGCCGCAGCCAGTCTCTCCTTGCATGCAGATGACCAATTGCTCGCACTCGAACGGCTCCCATCGGTCAGCCGTGGACAACACTATGCTCAAGAGAATGTCTCCGCAGCTGTGCACCGGCCAGCAGAACAACTGCAGAATGCAACAGCAAACTTGCAATTGCCAGGGCCGAACCAACACGCCCAACCACCAACAGTACACCTGCAACTGTCAGTGGAATTATGGCGGTGATCACTGCTACCACGATCATCCTGGCGCCACTATCCCCGAAATCCAGTGCAGGGACATCAGCCAATCGCAACAGGGAACCCCCATGAAACCTCCTCTGGGGATGAGACAGGATTCTTATAGGAGGACATTGGAGTACGTGCAACAGTGTAGAAACTGGTCGGAAAACGCGAGCACTCACGAAACCAATGTCTCCAGCTCAACTCATCCGATGTCGTTGCCCCAACCACTGCCTACCAGTGCCAACATGGTGGTCAACGACATGTCCTCCTCCCTGAGCTCGTTGCTCGAGGAGAACAGATACTTGCAGATGATACAGTAAACGCTAAAAGctaatatttttatactattaTACTTTTGGTCGGCTAAGCGTTCTTGTGGGGGTGTGCAaccttctcaaaaaaaaaaattgtaaatctgTTTAGAGTTTCGTATCTCGACGTTTTGAAATTTAAAGAAGTAATGaagttgtaatatttttaaattactgcGCGTTGTAAATGTTCcgcacattattaaatttgcaatGTAGCGGACGATCTTTTGGATATCTTAATTCGTTGGAGCATTTGTAAATGTTTAAGATCGTCATTCTTCGGCGATAAAGGGAAATTTGTCCGTAACAAACCGccatttcttcatttttcaaaacTATGAGAAAATCGTACACCTATTTATTCAGGCTTCCATGGTTGACCATCCTCTTAAATGGAATCCACCGAAGAGAATTTATCGAGCTAACTACACTTTTgtatttttgataaatattgTATTTTCTATGGTAATGTTAAGGGCCCAATGTAACTGTAACCGTTACTTAAATTAATTTAGCGGAATTGTAGATTGTGACCTCACATGGATGATATTCTCGGTGATTAATCGTAATCGAAGTGATACCGTGTTGTACGAAACAACTCGAACGTGTTATCGATGTTAACGCTGTGTCGTTTAGAAAGTTTAATGTTTGTACAAAAAATTGAATGAGCTTCGGGGTGCCTTACGGGAACAGCGAAATTTTAACTAGAGATTTTTTAAATCGAACTTTCGACACGCTAAATTCGCATGTTAAATTTGAAGATCTTTATTGTCGCAGCGAACGGGTAACATCTTCGTATTGAAGAttccgaaatatttttctaagacgATTTACTTGTAGATAGATCTTTGTACCGTATTTTTGTACAACCAGTCCTTCTCATGCGTGCCAACGTAGTTAAGTACTTCTCGTGTCATCGTAAGTCTGCCACTTCTGTTAGCGTAGCGACGAATGGTGTGCTGCATGCGCATTGTGATACGGAGTAGCGAGACCATGTTTCTTTAACGATAGGAAGCCACAACGAATGAGAACAACCGATCAAAAGGTAACATTGATGGCCAATACTAGAATACGAAGTCTGTAGATAAATCTTATTTTAATAGGTCGTTAGCAGTTACGGACAGCGTGCATGATAATGGTAGACAATCACTTTGCGGGGTGCGTGCGTTTGCTTGTGTCAGTGTGTGTCAGTGTGTGTTTGTAGATCGAGTGTCTTTCATCGTTGTAAAGAAACGTAACGATAGCTGCGAGCAACGTTAGTCGACGCGTTAGGTATAACTAATCGACCCTTCTTATCTTCTTAAAAAATACTCGCGCCTTTCGCGATTTTTCTCGAGCGATGAAGAATGCGTATGTTGAAGACTTAGCGTACCTAAAGCTGTTTTTGTTACACACACGATTTTGTACGAATTTTATTAATCTATGATACCGACGCCTTGTGAATAGTATACATATCTATCGTATACATATAGTTATAGAAACTCATCGAGCGTTCGATTGCGCGGACGGGAGGTGCATGACGAGAAAGTTTTACACTCTAAAGattgttaattattttaaaataaatcataTCGATCCCATCAGCAAGAAACATTTCGACTCGATTTTTAACCCTACTATCTTGCAACATCGGctaagatattttatttttcaacataACCAAATTATTCGCACCGAGTAGCATTAATTGTACGGAATATCCAATTTGTTGGATATTCCATACAAACTTTCCCAGTATGTTCGACATAATAAGGAGTTACGTTAATACTTGCATTGAAACgttgtaacaaaaatttttaaaatagggTACACGCTGAAcgtatttttattcttcattcaGAGCGTCCATACTTTGCAAGCCTTAAATTAAAGCTAGAAGAATGCACTTAataatagaaattgaaatttctacaaaaatgatTTGTGAAAATCGGTGAAAAAATGGAAATTATCAAATCGCGTTTTCAATATGTTCCCGTGGGAATTTTTCATATTCAGAGAGCTTAAATTACAGCTGGCAGAATGCACTTTACACTTTACAATAGTTTAGTTGAAATTGGCAGACACcccgaaatttcgaaaaaacgaTTTGCAGAAATTggccaaaaatcgaaatttttcaaattgaaatttcagtGGGTTCTCGATGGAATTTTCAAACGTTTGTGGTCTTAAATTAAAGTGGGAAGATTGCACTTTAAGATGAGTGCACTTGGAATTCAAGGCAAACACATAATCAcgttaatgaataaaaatttgtagaagAATCTTCCACGTTATAAAATGTAAACAACTATTTTGCATGGGGCATGGGAAGGTTGCAAAATAATCAATAGTTTCTGATCGACATTATAGCAAAATATTGTGGGATTAGTCGTTTAATAAAATCATAGTGATGTTTATTGAATCTTTCTGTGCGTAGAGAAATTAGTAGGTACAATCGTAGAAGGTACAAAACAGGAACGGATTTGTGAGTGATCACATTTTACATTCGCAGTTAGGAACAATGAGAGATACTTACATCGATATAAACAGTGGCACATcgataataaaaatacttaAGTACAAACGCTAAGTTCAACGCTTAAGTTGAACGCTAAGTTTACGCTTAAGTTCAATCGCTTTGAATCCGTGATATGTTTTCAAAGTCTCTTTCTTACAATTAAGGTGTCATGTGAAAAGTAGTATGAATCgatgaaaattagcgtgcaagAGGACCCAAACAATGCAATGAAGACCTTTCACAGGTTTCCATTCGTTTCTACATCGtgctttaattttattgttgcgCCGAAGCCAAATCCTCCAAGCCAAAATCGATCATTTTGATCCATGGCAACGCGTCGGGCCTTTTCACAATAAGAGCCAACGCATTTCAGAGTGTGATTCGTACACGTGTTTGCGTACTACGACAAAAATAAACGTCGAGCAATGA is a window of Halictus rubicundus isolate RS-2024b chromosome 4, iyHalRubi1_principal, whole genome shotgun sequence DNA encoding:
- the Ci gene encoding transcriptional activator cubitus interruptus gives rise to the protein MPEKEVAYHQEAFSLLPPPPPPHHPHSAFHAAFHPHPHPPPPPPFHPHHGPPPPPHPAAAAAAAWEHHAAAAAAAAAAAFHAPPPHPLSGSTTAIGSAGGGGGGGGGGGSGGGSGGGGAAGNGTSGGDFLRRSHPLSEHTALHPAYRLNYMDHLYHQLQASTHSPNASLHGLGGLGPEYLLHAAGPASTLASTEFPFSIDVSASSRLGSPRASTIRASRKRALSSSPYSDRFDIDSMIRFSPNSLASIVNGSRSSSASGSYGHLSAAMSPTLGMHPGMAPHLQQLQAHLLRSAAAAALLPHAHPLQPPAPPPPPPHPHPHAHGLSPHSQLYPGVPPHSTASATLGPHGGLPPKSESAESCRKASESSTRSVTAEADTSSRRASAKVKREPATTTTNSTTTTAPPTHPQGLSPSEDLRDEPGDFIETNCHWRDCGLEFPTQDDLVKHINNDHIHANKKSFVCGWEECSREEKPFKAQYMLVVHMRRHTGEKPHKCTFEGCFKAYSRLENLKTHLRSHTGEKPYTCEYPGCSKAFSNASDRAKHQNRTHSNEKPYVCKAPGCTKRYTDPSSLRKHVKTVHGAEFYANKKHKGGGGDGGGSDEAGAGGNSPSRSEDLHPKTPSLSSPSVKSESEANSPPSMMQQQGSPLMGGCNDEVAGASALTAEGVALAEEPWNEEPDDLDIADLPVALRAMVGGLESQQQQQAPAPASRNRLKGRLQAKGMPSLPVVSGLRGTRGPQGNIGDLNRRITDLKMESGGSARQTNLSDLQLRLQPLNEPRRDSNTTVSTYYGSMKSTDFGSRRSSQASGVSAVRMTHVGPGSFYDPISPGTSRRSSQLSTTSGRMNPPSHLQGPYSTSNLVVQTQNMSLQGLHGVTGEWIGPSSHCTQPSGDRRMSEPARGQQAQRNSPVVPPRPRSAQFPERHPNQEVILDEVGEGEMVENKLVIPDEMMQYLNQVQTTGSQISYRGSPLPVCQSPVCSNPMHCQRQVHPTCNYNQSHQQHCYGQQSSAQSTCTNYQNTSPSPYNQCPSSRPAPPNSQYCPAPSYPSQPNGQVLSPAVGQVMSPGSHYAPSHISDQPLTSPAAGALAPQHAPQNLPQNSAQLTRNCPQNHAHHGYYPGYGCQGQMNASCPGNPNSHMNHHTSPPCAPPNHGTMTSQQCAQMRSAANCPQMTIHCNQQTVMHNQPGVNHPNSQCGQTNQCTRPVITPNGQVSTLHSNQQTTVPNQCPQMASPCSQLNVSNQTKQVANMTGLQGCQQQAPPQPVSPCMQMTNCSHSNGSHRSAVDNTMLKRMSPQLCTGQQNNCRMQQQTCNCQGRTNTPNHQQYTCNCQWNYGGDHCYHDHPGATIPEIQCRDISQSQQGTPMKPPLGMRQDSYRRTLEYVQQCRNWSENASTHETNVSSSTHPMSLPQPLPTSANMVVNDMSSSLSSLLEENRYLQMIQ